The DNA region TCGGTATCGGTGCGGCGCTGGTGCTCGACGAGTTCGCCCTGATCCTGCACCTGCAGGACGTGTACTGGTCCGAGGACGGCCGCACCTCGGTGGACGCGGTGTTCGTCGCGGTCGCCATCGCCGGTTTGTTGGTGCTGGGGTTCAATCCGCTGGCGTTCTTCGACCTCGACATCTGGCGTGCCGACGACTCCTGGGCGGTGCGCTCGGCCGTGGTGGCGTGGGCCGTCGCGAGCCTGCTGTTGGCGCTGGTGACGCTCGCCAAGGGCAAGGTGTGGACGGGTCTGCTGGGGATGGGCATACCGCCGCTGCTGGTGATCGGCGCCGTGCGGTTGTCCCGGCCGCACGCGCCGTGGGCGCGCTGGCGGTACCTGCACCGACCGCACACCATGCATCGGGCGTTGGAGCGCGAACGGCGCATTCGCCGGCCGATGGTGCGGGCCAACCTGTGGCTGCAGAGCGCGCTGGCCGGGATGCCGCGGTTGCCCGACGATCCCACGGTCGATGCCGCGTTGGACCGTCAGGTGCACGCGGCACCGGCGCCGGTGGCTGGTTAGGCTGCTTCGACGTGCGGTACTTCTATGACACCGAGTTCATCGAGGACGGCCGCACCATCGACTTGATCTCGATTGGTGTGGTGGCCGAGGACGGTCGTGAGTATTACGGTGTCTCAACCGAATTCGCGCCCGAAAAGGCCGGTAGCTGGGTCAAGAAGCATGTGCTGCCCAAGCTGCCGTCGCCGTCGTCGCAGCTGTGGCGGTCGCGCCGGCGCATCCGCGAGGACCTCGAGGAGTTCTTCGGCGTCGGCGGCAGCGAGCCGATCGAACTGTGGGCGTGGGTGGCGGCCTACGACCACGTCGCGCTGTGTCAGCTGTGGGGTCCGATGACCGAACTGCCGCTGCAGATTCCGCGGTTCACCCGGGAATTGCGGCAGTTCTGGGAGGACCGGGGCAGTCCGCGGATGCCACCGCGGCCGCCGGACACCCACGATGCGCTCGTCGATGCCCGCGACCAACTGCGGCGATTCGCGCTGATCACCGAACTGACGGGGCCGCCCGGCGGCCCCTGATCGTCGCCTCCAGCCCGGCATTGGCGCGGGGGGAGCCCAGCTACCATGTAAGGGTGAACTGGACCGTCGACGTACCCATCGAGCAGCTGCCGTCGCTGCCGCCCTTACCGGATGACCTGCGGCAACGCCTGGATTCCGCGTTGGCCAAGCCGGCCTTGCAGCAGCCGAGCTGGGATGCCGAGCAGGCCAAGGCGATGCGTACCGTGCTCGAGAGTGTTCCGCCGGTCACCGTGCCCGCCGAGGTGGACAAGCTGCAGACGCAGCTGGCCGCGGTGGCCCGTGGCGAGGCGTTCCTGCTGCAGGGCGGCGACTGCGCCGAGACGTTCGCCGACAACACCGAACCGCACATCCGCGCCAACATCCGCACGCTGCTGCAGATGGCGGTGGTGCTGACCTACGGCTCGAGCATGCCGGTGGTCAAGATGGCCCGCATCGCCGGGCAGTACGCCAAGCCGCGGTCCTCGGATACCGATGCGCTGGGCCTGAAGTCCTACCGCGGTGACATGGTCAACGGTTTCGCCCCCGATGCCGCGGTGCGCGAACATGATCCGTCGCGACTGGTGCGCGCCTACGCCAACGCGAGCGCCGCGATGAACATGGTGCGCGCGCTGACCTCCTCGGGCCTGGCCTCGCTGCAGTTGGTGCACGACTGGAACCGGGAGTTCGTCCGCACCTCGCCGGCCGGGGCGCGCTATGAGGCGCTGGCCGCGGAGATCGACCGCGGGCTGCGCTTCATGTCGGCCTGCGGGGTCAACGACCGCAACCTGGACACCGCCGAGATCTATGCCTCGCACGAGGCGCTGGTGCTCGACTACGAGCGGGCCATGCTGCGGATGGCGCATCCGCTCGACAACACCGACGAGCCCGGCGAGGCCAAGCTCTACGATCTGTCCGCGCATTACGTCTGGATCGGCGAGCGCACGCGGCAACTCGACGGCGCGCACATCGCGTTCGCCGAGGTGATCGCCAACCCGATCGGCGTCAAGATCGGCCCGACGACCTCACCCGAATTGGCCGTGGAGTACGTCGAGCGGCTGGACGCGCAGAACGTCCCGGGCCGGCTGACGTTCGTCAGCCGGATGGGCAACAACAAGGTTCGCGACGTGCTGCCGCCGATCATCGAGAAGGTGCAGGCCTCGGGCCACCAGGTGATCTGGCAGTGCGACCCGATGCACGGCAACACCCACGAGGCGTCCACCGGCTACAAGACCCGCCACTTCGACCGCATCGTCGACGAGGTCCAGGGCTTCTTCGAGGTGCATCGGGCGCTGGGCACCCATCCCGGCGGCATCCACGTCGAGATCACCGGTGAGAACGTCACCGAGTGTCTCGGTGGGGCACAGGACATTTCGGATACGGACCTGGCCGGCCGCTATGAGACGGCGTGCGACCCGCGGCTGAACACCCAGCAGAGCCTCGAGCTGGCGTTCCTGGTCGCCGAGATGCTGCGCGACTAGAAACCTCCGGCGCTACGGACCCAGCAGCGCGGTGAGGTTGCTGCCCAGCGACCACCCGGCGGCCGCCACCGAACCGGTGAGCACCAGCACGACGGCCAGCCAGAGGATGGTCGTGCGCCGGGCGCGCTGCCGGGCCCAGGCGAATTCGGTGATGTCGATGCCGGCGAACTGCCCGGCCGGCGGCAGCTCGAAGTCCTGATGTTCGGCCGTCGCGTCGTCCCAGTCGTCGGGGCCCCGGGTCATGGCGCGGGTCGGGTGGCGCACCGGCAGGATCGGGGCGGGCGCCGCCGGTGCGGCGTGCCGCTCGGTGGTGTGCTCGTGTATCCGGCTCTGGTGGATCTCGGCCGACGCATGCTGGGCGGAGTTCCGCGGCGCCGGCACCTGGAAGGCCGGCAGGTTCAACTCCGCGGCGATGGCCTCCAGATGCTCGGCCATGGCCGCGGCGTCCGGATAGCGCCGGTCGGCATCGCGCGAGGTGGCCCGCAGCACCAACTCGTCGAACTGCACTGGCACGCCTTCGATCTGGGTGCTCGGGGCGGGCACGTCATGATCCATCCGCTGATACGCCAACGCCAGCGCGGTATCGCCGGTGAACGGCGTTGCGCCGGTCAGCAATTCGTAGGTCAGGATGCCCACCGAATACACATCGCTGCGGGGATCGGAGCTACCGCTGGCGACCTGCTCCGGCGACAGGTAGGCGGCGGTGCCCAAAATCACACTGGTGGACGTGATCCCGGCCTCGGCCATCGCTCGCACCAGGCCGAAATCGACCAGTTTGACCTCGCCGTCGTCAGAGATCAACACGTTTTCGGGCTTGACGTCGCGGTGCACCAGCCCGGCTCGGTGCGCGACCCCGAGCCCGCCGAGCACCGGACGCAGCACCGCGGTCACCGCGTGCGGCGGCATCGGTCCGCGCTCGCGCAGCAGTTCGCGCAGCGTCCCGCCCTCGACGAGTTCCATCACCAGGAACGTGTGCCGGTGGTCCCGGCCCTGGTCGTAAACGGCCACCAGGCCCGGATGCTTCAGCCGGGCCACCGCCCGGGCCTCGAGCTGGAACCGGGTGAGGAACTGCTGATCACCGGCGTAACGGGGGTCCATCACCTTGCAGGCCACCGGACGGTCCAGCCGGGTGTCCAGCCCCCGGTAGACCGTCGACATGCCGCCGGTCGCGATCTTGGTCTCCACCAGGTAGCGGCCGTCGAGCAGCTCACCCTCGAGCGGATCGGTCGGCACGGTTGGCGTCACTGGGCCATCGTAGGTGGACTGTTGACGCGGTGGTGAAAACCCCGGCTCAGCGTGCTTAGACTTGACCCCGTGAGCAGCATTCCGGCCGCGGACGACGTCCTCGACCCCAACGAACCGGTCATCGACCTCGCAGCAGTCGCCGAGATGCTCGGCATCGCGGTCACCAGAGTCCATCAACACCTCCGCGACGGCCACCTGATCGCGGTGCGCCGCGGTGGCGTCCCCGCGGTGCCCGAGGCGTTCTTCACGCCCAAGGGCCAGGTGGTCAAGCTGCTGACCGGGCTGCTGGCGGTGCTGCGCGACGGCGGCTACCGCGATACCGAGATCCTGCGCTGGTTGTTCACCGCGGACCCGTCGCTGACGCTGACCTTCGACGGCAGCCGCGAGGTCCGGGAGAACGCCCGGCCCATCGACGCGCTGCATTCCCACCAGGCCCGGGAGATCGTGCGCCGGGCGCAGGCCATGGCCTACTGACCGGCGCTACCGATCCACGGCCTGCCGGGGTACATCGGCGCGGCGCAGGGAATACCACGCGCCCACCCCGCACGCGGTGGCCAGCAGCACGTGCACCCAGGAGTACATGCCGTGCGAGCCATCGGGTTTGAAGATCACCATGATCCATGTCGAGAAGCCGGCGATGCCGGCGAGCCAGGTGCGGGACTGGGTCAGCGGCGCCAGCACCGCCAGCAGCCAGGTGTAGTACCAGGGCAGCGCCGCGGGCACGAACAACACCACCACGCCCATCGCCCAGGCGGTGCCGGCCAGGGCCTCGCGGTCGGTGTGCCGGAACCGCCACCACAGCACCGGCAGTGCCAGCACCATGACCAGGATGCCGCCGATGCGGGTGACCTCCAGCACCGCATAGAAGTTCACGTCGAAGAACAGTCCGCCGATCGCGTTGCTCAGGTTGGCGATCGCGGTCGGGATGGTCAGCCAGTTGATGATCTTGACCGAACCGGCCAGCGCCGTCAGCCAGCCCAGACCGACACCGGCCAGCCACGACAGCACCGCGAACACCGCGACGAAGATTCCCACCGACCCCGCCGACGCGGCCAGGAAGGCCGTCACCGGATGTCGTGGGGCGCCCTCGGTTCCGCGTTGCGCGGGTCGATTCTGCAACTGTCGCATCCACACCCAGACCAGAAACGGCAGCGCCACTCCCGCGGTGGCCTTGACCGCCACGGCGGCCGCGACCAGGGCGATCCCGGCGATCGGACGCCGATCCAGGGTCAGCGCGATGCCGGCGGCCATCAGCCCGACCATCAGCATCTCGTTGTGGACGCCACCCATCAGATGGATGATCACCAGCGGGTTGAGCACGCAGATCCACAGCGCCACTGCGGCATTGGCGCCCAGATGGCGGGCGATCCGCACGGTCGCCCAGATCAACAGCACGAGCCCGGGCAGCATGCACAGCCGCAGCACCATGGTGCCGGCGATCACGTTCTCGCCGACCAACATCGTGACGAACCGGGCGATCAGGATGAACGCCGGCCCATACGGCGCCGTCGTCGTCGTCCAGATCGGACTGACGTCGTCCAGCAATGCGTTCGGGTTCTCCACCGGCCCGACGGCGTACGGGTCCAGGCCGTCGCGCAACAGCGCACCCTGGGCGAGGTAGGAGTAGGTGTCGCGGCTGAACAGTGGGACCGAGGCCAGCAGCGGCGCCAACCAGAAGCCGGTGGTGGCGACCATGGTGTACACCGTGGTGTCCTGGTGCACCACCCGTCGGCCCAGCCAGAGCCACGCGACCAACATCAGCGCGACGCCGCTCCACAGCAGGATCGAGGAGACCACCAGGCCGTGGCCGAACCGCAGCCAGGACAGGTGCCACCCCTCGAGCACCGGGTCGTGTAGCCGCGTGCTGCCGGCGCCGAGGCCGCCGGCGCAGATCAGCAGCGCACCCACGAACCCCAGCAACGCGGGGCGGGCCTCTTCGGCGCCGGCGAATTCCCGCAGCCGCGCCACACCGGCCTTGTTCACGGCCGCGTCACGCGGTTCGGTTGGCGGCCAGCCTGGCGAGCTCGGTGAGCCCGACCTTGGCCGCCGGGTTGATCGCCGCGGCGTCGATGGCGCTCAGCGCGGTGCGGGTGAGTTCCTCGATCCGGGATTCGACCGCCGACAGGGCGCCGACGGACTCGATGACGCCGCACAACTCGCGGACCCGGTCCTCGGTGAGGTCGGTGCCGACCGCGCCCCGCAGCAGCTCGGCGGCCGCCGGATCGGAGGCGTCCGCGCGCTCGATGGCCTCGGCCAGCAGCACCGTGCGCTTGCCGGACCGCAGATCGTCGCCGGAGGGCTTGCCGGTCACAGTGGGGTCACCGAAGACCCCCAGGACGTCGTCGCGCAGCTGGAAGGCGATGCCGAGATCGGTGCCGACGTCGTGGAACACCGTCTGGATGTCCGGGCGGTCGGCGCCGGCCGCCGCCCCGAGCTGCAGCGGGCGGGTCACGGTGTAGCTGGCGGTCTTGTAGGTGTTGACCTTCATCGCCGAGGCGATGGTGTCCGCGCCGCTGGATTCGGCGACGATGTCGAGGTACTGGCCGCCGAGCACCTCGGTGCGAATCTGCGACCACACCTGCCGGACCCGCAGGCGCGCGGCGTCGGGCAGCGGCGCGGTCGCGACGATGTCGTCGGCCCACACCAGTGACAGGTCGCCGAGCAGGATCGCCGCCGAGAGGCCGAACTGCTCGGGCGAGCCGTTCCAGCCGTGGCGGCGGTGCACGTCGGCGAAGTGCATGTGCACGGTCGGCATGCCGCGCCGGGTCGCCGAGGCGTCGATGACGTCGTCATGGATCAACGCGCACCCGTGCAGCAACTCGAGCCCGGCGAACAACAGCAGCATGTCGGCGCGGTGCGGATCCTCGTCCGCGCCGGCGACCGCGCGCCAACCCCAGTAGGCGAACGCCGGTCGCAGGCGTTTCCCGCCGCGCAGCACGAAATCCTCCAGGGCCGCGATCAGACCGTCGTAGTCGTCGCCGATGTAATTGGTATCGCGGCGGCGTTCGCTCAGGTAACCGCGCAGTTGTTCGGTGACGGCATCGACCAACTCACGGGCGGGCGGTGCCGCGTTTTCGACGCTCAGCGTCCGGCCCCTTTCTTCCAGAGATCCCGACTGATCAGACTAGAGCGTAGGTGCTCGGCCGGCGCACCGAGCACGATGCCCTGCCGCGGCTAGGCATCGTCCTCGGCGGTTTCGGCACCCACCCGCGGGGAGCGGTCCCGCGCCGACCATGCCAGCGCCCCGATGGCCGCGGCGACGAGCAGCGAGGCGATGCCCAACACCCAGGCGGCCCCGGTGAACGAGCGGGTGCTCGGGTCGGTGTAGCGGGCCTGGGCGTTCATGGTGTTGACGATGCCGGGTTCCAGCTCCCACTTGACCACGTCGGTGCCGATCCGGTCGCCGTTGGTCGAGGTCACCTCCCCGGGGAAGGACGCGGTGAGCTCCACCTCGGCCTCGGCGTCCGAGAGTGAGGTCAGGTCCACCCGGCCCTCGAGGATGACGAGGTTGCCCGCCCGGCGCAACGACAGGTCCACGCCCGCGGCGTCGCGGTTCATGTTCGCCAGCTGCGGAAGCTCGGCGAAGCTCAGGTTGGAGAACACCGCCTCGGATCCGACGAAGCCGTCGGCCTCGTAGTCGGAGATCGCCACCTTGTGCGCGAACGGCAGCTCGTTGCGCAGCTGCGGACCGGGGTCGTCGGCGTTGCGCGGCACGGCCGCGGCGATGATGCGCCCGGAGACCACGTCGTCGGGGGACACCGTGATCGAGGCGCGTACCCGGACACAGCCGACGGCCATCGGGACGAGCAGCAGGAGCAGGACGACCAGGGTGAGCAGACGCTTACGACGCTGACCATGGTGTTGCACGGTGTCTCGCGGCACCCGAGTATCCTGCCAGACTCCCCGCCCCGACCGGCGGTCCGGCGTCGAACTCGGCCGTTCTACAGCGGCAGCGGCCGACCCAGGATCGCGAACGGCCGGGGATCCCCGGCGAAGTGGTAACCCCGGATGACGTCGTCGAAGCCGAGCCGGCGATACAGCCGCCAGGCCCGATTGCTCTCGCCGTTGATCTCCGGAGTCGACAGCAGCACGTTGGCCTCGGTGCGGTCGCTGAGCAGCCGGCGGGCCAGCGCTTCGCCCAGGCCACGGCCCTGGGCGCGGGGGTGGATGTGCAACTCGGTCAGCTCGAAATAGCTCGACATCAGCCGTTCGATCGCCTCGAGCGGCAGCCCGCTGCGCTGTAGGCCCTGCAGCACCTGCTGCTGCCACCACTGATCCGGCGCCCCGCAGTAGCCGTAGGCCACGCCGAGCAGCGGCGCGTCGGCCAGCGCCGCGGAATCCCCGGATTCGTCGGTCTCGACGGCGGCGACGGCCTTCCAGCCGCGCCGGCGCATGTGCTCGAGCCACATCGACTCGCGTTGGTTCTCGGTGCCGCGCGGGTAGCGCATCGCATCGACATAGACGTGCAGCGCCTCGCGGAGGCGGCGCTGCATGTCGTTCGGCGACAGGTCGATGAGATACATGGCCAAGGCCGGCTGCCCTCCCGGAGCGTGGGATTCGGGGGTCGAAAGCGTGCAAACTCATTATGTCGGGGAAGGTGGTGGCCGCGGTGTGTGCGCCCTGGGCCTAGAATCGTGAGTCAACAAGGTGGTCCCATACAGATTCACCTCGTATCATTGATGAAGACGGTCCGCCACGCGTGGGCCGGCACCGACCGAAGCACCGACCGAAACGACCCGCCGCGCCGGCAAGGAGGGACGAATGCCACTCTCCGAGCATGAGCAGCGCATGCTTGATCAGATCGAGAGCGCGCTCTACGCCGAGGACCCCAAGTTCGCATCCAGCGTTCGTGGTGGGACGTTGCGCGCGCCGTCGGCCCGCCGCCGCTTCCAGGGCCTCGCGCTGTTCGTGGTCGGTCTGGCGATGCTGATTTCCGGTGTCATGATCAAGGCCACCTGGCTCGGCGACCTACCGGCACTGTCGGTGCTCGGGTTCATCGTGATGTTCGGTGGCGTGGTCTTCGCGGTTTCCGGGCGACGTGAGGCGGCACCGGATCTCAAGCTCGTCGACGGTCCGGCGGGCGTGTCGCGGGCCAAGAAGGCCAAGGGCGCCGGGGGGTCGTTCACCAGTCGGATGGAAGACCGCTTCCGGCGCCGTTTCGACGAGTGACGTCCGGGTAGTTTCGCCCCGTCAGGGCCGGCCGCGAGGCCGGCCCTTTTTGTTTCCCCACTTTCACCCCACCTTGCCCCACCGCGGCCCCACTGGGCTGTTTCCGCAGCATGGAGCCCGTATTCCAATGCGTCGGCAGAGTTTGCCAGCCGGCGCAGGTCCGGTGCTGGCGCGTCTTGTCCTGGGCGGATGGGCGCAGAGTGGGGGACGGCGACATTTTCATGGCGCCAGATGGAGAAAAGTGGGGGATTGTGGGGTATGGTGGCGGAGTACGGAGCGAGGGGGTTTCGGACCTGACGGTTCGAGGGTGGAGGTGACGAGTGTTTCTCGGCACTTACACGCCCAAGCTCGACGACAAGGGGCGGCTCACGTTGCCCGCCAAATTCCGCGACGCACTGGCAGGAGGGTTGATGGTCACCAAAGGCCAAGATCACAGCCTCGCCGTGTATCCGCGGGCCGAGTTCGAGCAGCTGGCGCGCCGGGCCGCCAGCGCCTCACGGAGCAATCCCGAGGCGCGGGCCTTCCTGCGTAACCTGGCCGCGGCCACCGACGAGCAGCATCCGGACGGTCAGGGCCGGATCACCCTGTCGGCCGACCACCGGCGCTACGCGGACTTGTCCAAGGAATGCGTCGTCATCGGCGCGGTCGACTACCTCGAGATCTGGGACGCCCAGGCCTGGCAGGACTACCAGCAAACCCACGAAGAGAACTTCTCCGCAGCCAGCGATGAAGCACTCCGCGACATTATCTGATGAGCCTGTACCGGCTATGGCCCCTGCAACGTGGCCTCTGCCCGAACCGGCCCTGGCGTACTTCCCCAACGCCAGGTCCGTATCGGACAGGGACCTCGCTGCAGGGGCCGTCATTCACCTGAGGGGCGGTGTCGACATGGCTGATCAACAAGGCCAGTTCGGTCACCTGCCCGTGCTGCTCGACCGCTGCGTCGAACTGCTGGCCCCGGCGCTGACCCGGACGGCCGCCGACGGATCCGGTGCGGTGGTGGTCGATGCGACCCTCGGTGCCGGCGGTCACTCCGAACGGCTGCTGAGCGAGTTCGCGGGACTGCGCGTGATCGGGCTGGACCGCGATCCGGGCGCGCTGGAACTGGCCGGCGGGCGGCTGGCTGGTTTCGGGGACCGGTTCACCGCGGTGCGCACCCGTTACGACGGACTCGCCGACGCGTTGGCCCAATGCGGCTACGCCGAGCGACGTTCGATCGACGGGGTGCTCTTCGATCTGGGCGTGTCCTCGATGCAACTCGACCGCACCGAACGGGGCTTCTCCTATTCCGTAGACGCGCCGTTGGACATGCGGATGGATCCGGACCTGCCGCTCACCGCGGCGGACATCCTCAACACCTACGACAAGGCCGCGCTGACGCGGATCCTGCGCGAGTACGGCGAGGAACGTTTCGCCAGCCGCATCGCCGGGGCCGTGCTGCGGCGACGCGAGACCGCGCCGTTCGCCTCGACCGCCGAGCTGGTCGAACTGCTCTATCAGGCCATCCCGGCGCCGGCCCGGCGCACCGGCGGCCACCCGGGCAAGCGCACCTTCCAGGCGCTGCGGGTCGCCGTCAACGCCGAACTGGATTCACTGCGCGCGGCGCTGCCCGCCGCGCTGGCGGCCGTGCGGGTCGGCGGCCGTGTGGTCGTGATGGCCTATCAGTCCCTCGAAGACCGCATCGTCAAGAGCGTCTTCGCCGACGCGACGGCCAGTCGCACCCCGGCCGGGCTGCCGGTCGAACTTCCCGGCCACGAACCGGAATTCACCTCCCTGACCCGGGGCGCCGAGCGTGCCGACGCCGAGGAGATCGAACGCAATCCGCGCAGCGCGGCGGTCCGACTGCGGGCCGTGCAGCGAGCGACCGAAAGGGGCCAGGCATGAAGACCAAGCGCGGCACCGGGCCCAACGCGGCCGCGGCGCGACGGGCGGGTAAACCAGCGGCTCCGACCCGGAAGCCGGTGCGCCGCCGTCCCCACGCCGGCGATCCGCGCGAACCGCGGCGGGCCGAGGCACAGCGTCGGCGCGAACAGCGCCGGCCGGTCGAACCGCAACCCCGCGACGGCCGCACCCGCAACCGGGATCCGCGCGGGTTGCAGCACGGCCCGGCGACCGCACCGGCGCGACGGCCGGTGCGGCCCAAGAACGCCAACCAGGCGAAGGCCCGGGCCAAGGCGCGCAAGGCCAAGGCGCCCAAGGTTGTCCGGATACCGCTGCGGGAACGGATCCTGACCCGCATCGCGTCGATCGATCTGCATCCGCGGACGCTCGCGGCCCGTGTCCCGTTCGTGGTGCTGGTGATCGGCGCGCTCGGGATGGGTCTCGGCGTCACGCTGTGGCTGTCCACCGACGCCGCCGAGCGCTCCTACGAGCTGGGCACCGCCCGCAAGGCCAATCAGGTTCTGCTGCAACAGAAAGAAGCGCTCGAACGTGATGTGCTCGAGGCGCAGGCCGCGCCGGCGCTGGCCGAGGCCGCCCGCAATCTCGGGATGATCCCGTCGAAGAACACCGCGCATCTGGTGCAGGACCCGGCCGGGAACTGGATCGTGGTCGGTGAGCCCAAGCCGGCCGAGGGCGTGCCGCCGCCGCCGCTGAACACCCCGCTGCCCGAGGCGCCCGCGGTCCCGTTGGCAACCGCGCCCGGGGCCAATCCCGAAGTCCTGGTGCGCCCGTCGGAGCAGGTGCTGCCACGCGAGCATGTGCCCGGGGTCGCGACGTTGCCGGGGCCCGTAGCGGCGCCCGGACCCATGGACGCGCCGCCGCCACCACCGGTTGAGGCGCCCGCGCCGCTGCCGGCTCAGGCGCCGCCGGCATGAGTCGGGGACCGGGCTCGGCCCCGCGGGCCGGCCAGGAGCGTTCCGCACGGGCGCGGCGCAGCCGCCCCATGTCCGATGTCGAGTCCGGGACGGCGTCCTTCGAGTTCCGGCAGCGCGTCGGTATCGCGGCGATCTTCCTGGTGCTGATCGTGGCCGCCGCGCAACTGTTCAGCCTGCAGGTGCCGCGCGCGGCCGGGCTGCGCGCCCAGGCGGCCGGACAGTTGAAGGTCACCGACATCGAACCCGCGATGCGCGGGGCCATCGTCGACCGCAATCTGGACAAACTCGCCTTCACGATCGAGGCGCGGGCATTGACGTTCCAGCCGGTGAAGATTCGTGAACAACTCGCCGAGGCCAGGGCGAAGTCGGCGGAGGCCCCCGAACCCAACGAGCGACTGCGCGACATCGCCCGCGCCGTCGCCGAGCACCTGGACAACAGCCCGGACGCCGCCACGGTGCTCAAGAAGCTCAAGAGCGACGACACCTTCGTCTATCTGGCCCGCGCCGTCGATCCGGCGGTGGCGACGGCCATCTCGACCGAGTTCCCCGAGGTCGGCTCCGAGCGGCAGGACCTTCGGCAGTACCCCGGCGGGTCGCTGGCGGCCAACAT from Mycolicibacterium sp. MU0053 includes:
- a CDS encoding polyadenylate-specific 3'-exoribonuclease AS encodes the protein MRYFYDTEFIEDGRTIDLISIGVVAEDGREYYGVSTEFAPEKAGSWVKKHVLPKLPSPSSQLWRSRRRIREDLEEFFGVGGSEPIELWAWVAAYDHVALCQLWGPMTELPLQIPRFTRELRQFWEDRGSPRMPPRPPDTHDALVDARDQLRRFALITELTGPPGGP
- a CDS encoding DUF3153 domain-containing protein; this translates as MAVGCVRVRASITVSPDDVVSGRIIAAAVPRNADDPGPQLRNELPFAHKVAISDYEADGFVGSEAVFSNLSFAELPQLANMNRDAAGVDLSLRRAGNLVILEGRVDLTSLSDAEAEVELTASFPGEVTSTNGDRIGTDVVKWELEPGIVNTMNAQARYTDPSTRSFTGAAWVLGIASLLVAAAIGALAWSARDRSPRVGAETAEDDA
- a CDS encoding protein kinase domain-containing protein, with the protein product MTPTVPTDPLEGELLDGRYLVETKIATGGMSTVYRGLDTRLDRPVACKVMDPRYAGDQQFLTRFQLEARAVARLKHPGLVAVYDQGRDHRHTFLVMELVEGGTLRELLRERGPMPPHAVTAVLRPVLGGLGVAHRAGLVHRDVKPENVLISDDGEVKLVDFGLVRAMAEAGITSTSVILGTAAYLSPEQVASGSSDPRSDVYSVGILTYELLTGATPFTGDTALALAYQRMDHDVPAPSTQIEGVPVQFDELVLRATSRDADRRYPDAAAMAEHLEAIAAELNLPAFQVPAPRNSAQHASAEIHQSRIHEHTTERHAAPAAPAPILPVRHPTRAMTRGPDDWDDATAEHQDFELPPAGQFAGIDITEFAWARQRARRTTILWLAVVLVLTGSVAAAGWSLGSNLTALLGP
- the idsA2 gene encoding bifunctional (2E,6E)-farnesyl/geranyl diphosphate synthase, which gives rise to MVDAVTEQLRGYLSERRRDTNYIGDDYDGLIAALEDFVLRGGKRLRPAFAYWGWRAVAGADEDPHRADMLLLFAGLELLHGCALIHDDVIDASATRRGMPTVHMHFADVHRRHGWNGSPEQFGLSAAILLGDLSLVWADDIVATAPLPDAARLRVRQVWSQIRTEVLGGQYLDIVAESSGADTIASAMKVNTYKTASYTVTRPLQLGAAAGADRPDIQTVFHDVGTDLGIAFQLRDDVLGVFGDPTVTGKPSGDDLRSGKRTVLLAEAIERADASDPAAAELLRGAVGTDLTEDRVRELCGVIESVGALSAVESRIEELTRTALSAIDAAAINPAAKVGLTELARLAANRTA
- a CDS encoding DUF3040 domain-containing protein, giving the protein MPLSEHEQRMLDQIESALYAEDPKFASSVRGGTLRAPSARRRFQGLALFVVGLAMLISGVMIKATWLGDLPALSVLGFIVMFGGVVFAVSGRREAAPDLKLVDGPAGVSRAKKAKGAGGSFTSRMEDRFRRRFDE
- a CDS encoding class II 3-deoxy-7-phosphoheptulonate synthase, yielding MNWTVDVPIEQLPSLPPLPDDLRQRLDSALAKPALQQPSWDAEQAKAMRTVLESVPPVTVPAEVDKLQTQLAAVARGEAFLLQGGDCAETFADNTEPHIRANIRTLLQMAVVLTYGSSMPVVKMARIAGQYAKPRSSDTDALGLKSYRGDMVNGFAPDAAVREHDPSRLVRAYANASAAMNMVRALTSSGLASLQLVHDWNREFVRTSPAGARYEALAAEIDRGLRFMSACGVNDRNLDTAEIYASHEALVLDYERAMLRMAHPLDNTDEPGEAKLYDLSAHYVWIGERTRQLDGAHIAFAEVIANPIGVKIGPTTSPELAVEYVERLDAQNVPGRLTFVSRMGNNKVRDVLPPIIEKVQASGHQVIWQCDPMHGNTHEASTGYKTRHFDRIVDEVQGFFEVHRALGTHPGGIHVEITGENVTECLGGAQDISDTDLAGRYETACDPRLNTQQSLELAFLVAEMLRD
- the mraZ gene encoding division/cell wall cluster transcriptional repressor MraZ, whose product is MFLGTYTPKLDDKGRLTLPAKFRDALAGGLMVTKGQDHSLAVYPRAEFEQLARRAASASRSNPEARAFLRNLAAATDEQHPDGQGRITLSADHRRYADLSKECVVIGAVDYLEIWDAQAWQDYQQTHEENFSAASDEALRDII
- a CDS encoding GNAT family N-acetyltransferase encodes the protein MAMYLIDLSPNDMQRRLREALHVYVDAMRYPRGTENQRESMWLEHMRRRGWKAVAAVETDESGDSAALADAPLLGVAYGYCGAPDQWWQQQVLQGLQRSGLPLEAIERLMSSYFELTELHIHPRAQGRGLGEALARRLLSDRTEANVLLSTPEINGESNRAWRLYRRLGFDDVIRGYHFAGDPRPFAILGRPLPL
- a CDS encoding alpha-(1->6)-mannopyranosyltransferase A, whose protein sequence is MNKAGVARLREFAGAEEARPALLGFVGALLICAGGLGAGSTRLHDPVLEGWHLSWLRFGHGLVVSSILLWSGVALMLVAWLWLGRRVVHQDTTVYTMVATTGFWLAPLLASVPLFSRDTYSYLAQGALLRDGLDPYAVGPVENPNALLDDVSPIWTTTTAPYGPAFILIARFVTMLVGENVIAGTMVLRLCMLPGLVLLIWATVRIARHLGANAAVALWICVLNPLVIIHLMGGVHNEMLMVGLMAAGIALTLDRRPIAGIALVAAAVAVKATAGVALPFLVWVWMRQLQNRPAQRGTEGAPRHPVTAFLAASAGSVGIFVAVFAVLSWLAGVGLGWLTALAGSVKIINWLTIPTAIANLSNAIGGLFFDVNFYAVLEVTRIGGILVMVLALPVLWWRFRHTDREALAGTAWAMGVVVLFVPAALPWYYTWLLAVLAPLTQSRTWLAGIAGFSTWIMVIFKPDGSHGMYSWVHVLLATACGVGAWYSLRRADVPRQAVDR
- a CDS encoding Rv2175c family DNA-binding protein, with the translated sequence MSSIPAADDVLDPNEPVIDLAAVAEMLGIAVTRVHQHLRDGHLIAVRRGGVPAVPEAFFTPKGQVVKLLTGLLAVLRDGGYRDTEILRWLFTADPSLTLTFDGSREVRENARPIDALHSHQAREIVRRAQAMAY